A window of the Candidatus Abyssobacteria bacterium SURF_5 genome harbors these coding sequences:
- a CDS encoding VWA domain-containing protein — translation MRTIRRTLIVVLLLMFAMPLCAVGQEREVGPDKTLSPYFFVHSDDPGIDRLPLQSTRADVEIAGVIAKVLVTQVYKNAGTRPIEATYIFPGSTNAAVFGMRMTIGERVIEARIEERQKARAEYEQARADGKSATLLEQQRPNVFQMNVANIMPGDIIKVELNYVELLVPEDGTYEFVYPTVVGPRYSNTPKAGASDRDAWVENPYLKEGEPEPFTFDIEVTVNSGIPISKMGCISHKTKIEYDGPGDAFITLEDTKGAGTKDFILRYSLEGAKIQSGVLLYPGPKEKFFLVMMEPPARIAQAAIPPREYIFILDVSGSMYGFPLDTAKALMRDLIGGLREIDKFNVVLFSGRAAVLSEKSLPATKANIDKALDTIERQTGGGGTELINALQTAFSLPRQEENVSRTTVIVTDGYVSCEAEAFDLVRKNLNKSNVFSFGIGSSVNRHLIEGMARCGAGEPFVVTHPDEAGKTAEKFREYIREPVLTQIEIEFDRLNAYDIEPLSVPDVLANRPVIVFGKYKGGAAGAVHISGYSGAGRYSTRLDISPKLEDNSNVALRYLWARHRIKTLSDYNNLRMDDKRVKEVTDLGLAYNLLTDYTSFVAIDSLVRNKEGDVTKVVQPLPLPEGVSNYAVGGLTCQKAMYRSPAVEECEAPSSGLDRLKGFLSNGASDKMQAMTGEKDAALLDAAANEDGADAVKEEVRKGADLNAKDARGRTPLMLAAMNGHAETVKALLASGAKVDAQDNDGYTALMHAVQSGHADIVKLLLENGANANVKAKDGKRALTLARESNNKKIVRLLEEAGAKR, via the coding sequence ACGCTGTCGCCCTACTTCTTCGTCCACAGCGACGACCCCGGCATCGACCGGCTTCCGCTGCAAAGCACGCGCGCCGACGTCGAAATCGCCGGCGTCATTGCAAAAGTGCTCGTGACGCAGGTGTACAAGAACGCCGGCACCCGCCCGATCGAGGCAACTTACATTTTTCCCGGTTCGACCAATGCGGCCGTTTTCGGGATGCGGATGACCATCGGCGAGCGCGTGATCGAGGCAAGAATCGAAGAGCGTCAGAAGGCTCGGGCCGAATATGAGCAGGCGCGCGCCGACGGCAAGAGCGCCACGCTCCTCGAGCAGCAGCGGCCAAACGTGTTCCAGATGAACGTGGCCAACATCATGCCCGGTGACATCATCAAGGTCGAATTGAATTATGTGGAACTGCTTGTGCCCGAGGACGGAACCTATGAGTTCGTCTACCCGACCGTCGTCGGCCCGCGCTACTCGAACACGCCGAAGGCGGGCGCATCCGACCGCGACGCGTGGGTGGAAAATCCGTACCTTAAGGAAGGCGAGCCGGAGCCGTTCACGTTCGACATCGAAGTCACCGTGAATTCCGGCATTCCCATTAGCAAGATGGGGTGCATCTCGCATAAAACGAAGATCGAGTACGATGGTCCCGGCGACGCCTTCATTACGCTCGAAGACACCAAAGGGGCTGGCACGAAGGATTTCATCCTGAGGTACAGCCTCGAGGGCGCGAAAATCCAGTCGGGCGTCCTTCTCTATCCCGGTCCGAAAGAAAAATTTTTTCTGGTCATGATGGAGCCGCCCGCGCGGATAGCTCAAGCCGCGATACCGCCGCGCGAGTACATTTTTATCCTGGACGTTTCCGGATCGATGTACGGGTTTCCACTCGATACAGCCAAAGCGCTCATGCGCGACCTCATCGGCGGGCTCAGGGAAATAGACAAATTTAATGTGGTGCTTTTTTCGGGACGCGCCGCGGTGCTCTCGGAGAAATCGCTTCCGGCCACCAAAGCGAATATCGATAAGGCGCTCGATACCATCGAGCGGCAGACCGGCGGCGGCGGAACCGAGCTTATCAACGCGCTTCAAACCGCGTTCTCATTGCCGCGGCAGGAGGAAAACGTCTCGCGCACGACGGTCATCGTCACTGACGGGTATGTGAGCTGCGAGGCGGAGGCGTTCGATCTCGTCCGAAAGAACCTCAACAAATCCAACGTGTTCAGCTTCGGAATCGGCTCGAGCGTCAACCGGCATCTCATCGAGGGAATGGCGCGCTGCGGCGCCGGCGAGCCGTTCGTTGTAACGCATCCGGATGAGGCGGGGAAAACAGCCGAGAAGTTCCGCGAATATATCCGCGAGCCGGTGCTCACTCAGATCGAAATCGAATTCGATCGCCTCAACGCCTACGATATCGAGCCGCTCTCCGTGCCGGACGTTCTGGCGAACCGGCCGGTGATTGTCTTTGGCAAATACAAGGGCGGGGCGGCAGGCGCCGTCCATATTTCAGGGTACTCGGGCGCCGGCCGATACAGCACCAGGCTCGATATCAGCCCAAAGCTCGAAGATAATTCGAATGTCGCATTGCGTTATCTGTGGGCGCGGCACCGGATCAAGACGCTCTCCGATTACAATAATCTGCGCATGGATGACAAACGCGTGAAGGAAGTGACCGATCTCGGTCTCGCCTACAACCTGCTCACGGACTACACTTCGTTCGTTGCCATCGACTCGCTGGTTCGAAACAAGGAAGGCGATGTCACGAAAGTCGTTCAGCCGCTGCCTTTGCCCGAGGGAGTTTCGAATTACGCGGTCGGCGGCCTCACCTGTCAAAAGGCGATGTACAGGTCTCCTGCGGTCGAGGAGTGCGAGGCGCCGTCATCCGGATTGGATCGGCTGAAGGGGTTCCTGTCCAACGGGGCTTCTGACAAGATGCAGGCGATGACCGGCGAAAAGGATGCGGCTCTCCTGGATGCGGCGGCGAATGAAGACGGCGCGGATGCAGTCAAGGAAGAGGTGCGCAAGGGCGCCGATCTGAATGCGAAAGACGCCCGGGGACGCACGCCTCTGATGCTTGCCGCCATGAATGGACATGCGGAGACCGTCAAGGCCCTGCTCGCAAGCGGCGCAAAAGTTGATGCGCAGGATAACGACGGCTACACCGCACTGATGCATGCGGTCCAATCGGGTCACGCCGACATTGTGAAGCTCCTGCTCGAAAACGGCGCCAACGCGAATGTCAAGGCGAAAGACGGCAAGAGAGCCCTGACGCTGGCGAGAGAGAGCAACAACAAGAAGATTGTTCGACTGCTTGAAGAAGCCGGCGCAAAGAGGTGA